The Bubalus bubalis isolate 160015118507 breed Murrah chromosome 2, NDDB_SH_1, whole genome shotgun sequence genome includes the window ggccagcatgctgcagtccatggggtggcaaagagttggacacgactgagcaactgaactgactgatttacTACACACAAACATCAGTGCTCACCCAGTCTGGCCTTCAGTAATTAAGAGACAGACAAGGCCCCCGCTCTGCTGTCACCTCCAGCCCCATCCTTCTCCATGGCAGAGGGGCCCCATCTAGCCCAGTGCCCACCCCACCGGTCCAGATCAAGCCTGCTGAGAAGAAGAGTGTCTCTCCGCCTCAGGAAACCAAACCTAGGGCCCCAGGcccaggctctgtgcttccaagtaCACCTCCCTCAGCACCCAGAACCAACGCTGAGGCTCAGAAAATATacatgagaaggaaggagagatggtTCTCCCACAGGACTTGGTGAGCAGAGGAATGGGAGAGGCCTCAGTCAAGACCTTGAAAGTGTTCCTCAGGCCTAAGACATCTGCACCCTAATCCCCACCCTATCTTGAAGAGACAGCTGGGGACCATCCTGTGAGGGAGGGACCTGAATCCTCAGGACTCCTGCTGGCTCAGCCACATCCACCACGTCCCTCTGGCAACAGGTCTCAAAGTCATATGGCAGGTAAGGGGCAGGGTGTGGTTACCTGGGGCTCTGGGAGGGACACGGAGACATTTATAGCAGGGATTTAAGCCCGGGCAGCCAGTGCTGCTGCTTGTAACCTGGTGTCCCAGCCTTGCCTGAGACCCGGCCTCCCCAGGTCCCATCCTGACCCTCCGCCATCACACAGCCATGCAGGGGGCCTGTGTGCTGCTGCTTCTGGGCCTGCGGCTACAGCTCTCCCTCGGCCTCGTCCCAGGTAACCGGGTGACTCCTGGCACCCTACTCACAGTGGGTGGCTCCAGGCTGACCTGACCTCCACTCTCCCCTTGAGCAGTCGAGGAGGAAGACCCCGCCTTCTGGAACCGCCAGGCAGCCCAGGCTCTTGATGTGGCTAAGAAGCTGCAGCCCATCCAGACAGCTGCCAAGAATGTCATCCTCTTCTTGGGCGATGGTGAGTGCGCTAGGCCGGTCCACCTCCTGTCCCCCCACAACCCTGGAGCCCTGGGCTGCCGGCTGACCCAGGCTGGCCCCAGGGACTCAGACCTGACACAGTGTGTACCTTCAGGGATGGGGGTTTCCACGGTGACAGCCGCTCGGATCCTAAAGGGGCAGATGGCTGGCAAGCCGGGACCTGAGACACCCCTGGCCATGGACCAGTTCCCATACCTGGCTCTGTCCAAGGTAAGGGCCAAGTGGCCTCAGGGTGGTCTACACCAGAGGAGTGGGTGTGGGCCTAGGGAGCAGGGTAGAAGAGAAAGCCCCAGGAGGGTTGAGGGCTGAGAtaggggctgggggctgtgagGATGGGCCCAGGGCCTGGGTCAGGAGCTGGGTGTCTATGCCAGCAGAGCTGAAGGCATCTCTGTCCCCAGACATACAACGTGGACAGAGATGTACCAGACAGCGCAGGGACGACCACCGCCTACCTGTGCGGGGTCAAGACCAACATGAGGACCATTGGTGTAAGTGCAGCCGCCCGCTTCGACCAGTGCAACACGACACGTGGGAATGAGGTCACGTCTGTGATAAACCGGGCCAAGAAAGCAGGTGGGTTTGGGGGTCAGTTTCTTGGGCAGGGACAGGCTCAGAGACCTCGGTGGCCCACTGTGACCTCTGCCACCCTCAGGGAAGTCAGTGGGAGTGGTGACCACCACCAGGGTGCAGGATGCATCCCCAGCCGGGGCCTACGCGCACACTGTGAATCGAGACTGGTTCTCTGATGCTGACCTGCCTCCCGATGCACAGACATATGGCTGCCTGGACATCGCCACTCAGCTCGTCTACAACATGGACATTGATGTGCGACATGATGGGCACAGGGCGAGCTGGGCAGAGGGGGTGGGATACACTCTCAATACAGTTCCAGGCAACCCACAGTCCTGGGGTCTCGCAGGGTCTctgttggtggggatgggggtcacCCTGTAGAAGTTAAGTGGTGGGGACAAACCATCCCACAGACCTGATTGGGGAGGCAGGGACTGTGTGAGGGGGGGTGAGTAAAGGGCCAGCCAGGCCCTGAACCCACTTGCCCTAATCTCTGGTCCCAGGTGATCCTGGGTGGAGGCCGAAAGTACATGTTTCCTGCGGGGACCCCAGACCCTGAATACCCAGATGACAATGGAGTCCGGAATGACAAGCGGAACCTGGTGCAGGAGTGGCAGGCCAAGCACCAGGTGATGGGGGCTCATGGGTGTGGGGGTTCAGcggggctgggcctggggtgTTGGGCTAATGGACTGAGGTCTGGTTTTGCCCTCCCAGGGAGCCCAATATGTGTGGAACCGCACGGAGCTCCTTAAGGCGGCCGATAACTCCAGTGTAACACACCTCATGGGTAacgaccccaccccacccacacctGCCCAGGATGGGTGCCATGGGCCCCCCATCCCCAGCTTGAGGGTCACCATTGGTCCCATTTCCAATAGGCCTCTTTCAGCCAGGAGAAATGGCCTATGAAATCTTCCGAGACCACACCACGGACCCATCcctggaggagatgacagaggcgGCCCTGAGAGTGTTGAGCAGAAACCCTCGGGGCTTCTTCCTCTTCGTGGAGGGTGAGTGTCAGCTCCTTGTGGATCAGAGGGGGAAGGGGCAGCACTCAGGGTGGGTCTGGCATCACTCACCTTCCACATGACTTTCTTGCAGGAGGCCGCATTGACCATGGACATCATGCAAACACAGCTTACTGGGCGCTGAATGAGACAATCATGTTTGACAATGCCATCGCCAAGGCTAGCCAGCTCACCAGTGAAGCAGACACACTGACCCTTGTCACCGCCGACCACTCCCATGTCTTCACTTTCGGTGGCTACCCACTTCGTGGGACCTCCATTTTCGGTAACCCCACAGAGAGTGGCAGGTCCTTGCCCCTAAGTTACTTGGCACAAAGTGTTCTGAACCAGTTCTGCCAACTGGAGTAATAATAGTAACTGCCCTACTTCACTCTGGTAAGGATTAAACCAGTGAACACACAAGAGGTGCCTCGGCTCAGCACACAGGAGGCGCCCAAAAGCTGGGGTCAGTGTGATAACGGGGTCCCCTCTCCCCTGCAGGGCTGGCCGATGGCAAGGCCAAAGATGGCAAGTCCTACACCTCCCTCCTATATGGCAATGGTCCGGGGTACCGGTTGGACGTGGGCCCACGACCTGATGTGAATGAAAAGGAGAGCAGTGAGTGCAGTGGGTGGGCCCTGGAGAGCAaggtggggggatgggaggaggggaagacCTTACTCTGGAACTCCTGGGAAGTGGAGGtcgcctcccttccttccctgaaCCACCTCCCTCCTCTCAGTGGACCCCAACTACAAGCAGCAAGCCGCAGTGCCCCTAGACAGCGAGACCCACGCTGGTGAGGACGTGGCACTGTTTGCACGAGGCCCGTGGGCACACCTGGTGCATGGCGTGCAGGAGCAGACCTTCGTGGCGCATGTCATGGCCTTTGCTGCCTGCGTGGAGCCCTACACCACCGACTGCCACCCTCAGCCCCATAGTGGTCCCTCGGACACCGCCCACCAGGCTGCCTGTCCATCCTCACTGGCACTGCTGGCcggggccctgctgctgctgctggtgcccaCCCTGCACTGACCCCCACCCACCCGGGCCTCagggcctcctccccacccccaaccttgaTGGACCCAAAACACCCTGGAGGTTAAGGCCCTGACTTCCCTGTGAGAGCCACAGTCCTCAGTGCCCCAGACCTCAGTGACCTCGGCTATTTTGAGGAGCTGCCCCATATTCGAGGATATTCCAGGCAGGGCCTCAGACCACCCAGTCTCTTCTCCCCACCCAATAGCCCTGCCTGAGGACCAGGCTGGCACCAAAGGTGTTCCCCACAGCAGACCAGTTCCCCACAGCGGACCAGAGCCTACGAGACCCCCACTGGGGGCTTCCGGGAGGCGTGTCTTCTGGTTGCCTGACTTCCAGGAGGCGTGGCTTCCGTCCTCCTGGAACCCACTCTGTGGGCACCTCGCTGGCCAAAGAGACATCTGGGGCCAGGAGTGCCAGGCGGCCCTCAACACAGTCTTCAGCAGCCCCTTCTAGGAACCCAGTGGTATCTTTACAGAGAGACAGCAACACAGAGGAGAGGAGACTTGTCCCAGGTCTCTCAGCTGCTGTGAGGGTGGCCCCGGTGCCCCTGGGAGATCCCAGGAGCAGcgggggagctgggggtggggacagaggctCCGCCCTCCCGGGAGGGAGGAAGCAGCCCTCAAATAAACTGTTTCAAGTGTGATGCAGCAGTGATACTTGTGGGAAGAAAAGCCCTTAGCAGGTGGGGGCAcagagtgtgtgtctgtgtgagggGGGTGGTGATTCACATCAGGAGGTCAGCGAGGGGCTGATGAGAGGCTGACACTGAGCAAAGACCAAAGGCGGTGAGGGTGGGAGCAATGCAGGACAGCGGTGCAGGGGCCCCAAGGGGGCGTCAGCAGGGCCAGGTGAGGCCAGCATGGGGACCAGTTGGGAGGAGCAGAGCAGGTAAAGAAGGTCAAAGCTGAGGGAAtgggaggatgggggaggagCAGGAACTTCATCCAGAGTGTGGGAGAGGAATGGAAGGCTGTGAACATAACATGGACATAAAAGGACTGGAAGATTCTAGAAAATATCATGCTGGCTActgagaagggagtgacagaggacaagatggttggatgaaatcaccaagtcactggacatgagtttgagcaagcctggGGAGGTAGTGAAGGGCAGGTAAGCTGTGTTTTTGTTTGAAGGCTGATGGATGGGGTGGGCATGGGGCAGAGGTGGGAGCTGGGGAACCAGAGAGGAagtacaagtgaaagtgaaagtttcgcatttcttcctttcttctggctgtgttgggtctttgctgctaGTGGCCTCTCTCtagtggcgagtgggggctactgtctAGCTGAGGTGTGAGGGCGtctcgtggtggcttctcttgttgcagagcacaggctctatggtgtgtgggcttcagtaactgcagtttgtgggctcagttgttccacagcatgtgggatcttcccagaccatagattcaatccctgtcccctgcattggcagtcggatccttaaccactgaaccacaagggaagtccctaatatTTCTGAGCTCTAAAAACATTCCAGAGCAACCACTCCCAAAAAACTACACTGATTGCGTATGTAACTCATCCTAAGtatttcaaagattttaaaaggGTGAAAATAGCCATATTTTCCAATAAATTTTACACAGAAATTTTACAAATTTCTTTGTACATTTCCAAAGTTGCAAGAAAGCATTTTGCCTTCACTAGAAATGTTAATAGAACCGAGTATGCTTCCTTATTTACTAAACTTTTGATTTAGCAGTGTAAAACATCGATTTGAAGGCCAGGCTCTCAGGGCTATTTACTGAAACTctgggttgttgtttagtcactcagtcatgtctgactctttgtgactccatggactgtagcctaccaggctcctccacccatgggattctccaggcaagaatactggagtgggttgccatttccttctccaggggatcttcccaacccaggaatcgaatccaggtctcccgcgttgcagacagacgctttaacctttgagccaccagggaagttatgaAACATTTATGTTTCATAAATGTGTTCAAAACCCAAGGGAACTCTGCATTTTCAAGCCACaggttttaaaagcaaattattcTGGAATTCATGGTGATCTCTACACAGCTTTGAATATCCCAacaaccactgaactgtacacttgaaaagggtgaattttgtggtatataaattatacctaaaTGTTAAAAAGTTTCTGTTTCCAAGTTTTTTCTAAATATGTAGGCATGAGGGATTTTATTAGCCAAACACTGTGTTGACCACAAGATCCTAGACACGTTCTCAAGCATCAGTTTGTTAAAAGTCTTGACCTTGAAGAGGCAGATGCAGGGGAAGTAtgcttttccaaattttattggGTACTCAAGATGGACAGTGCTTGTCACCT containing:
- the LOC102397824 gene encoding intestinal-type alkaline phosphatase-like codes for the protein MQGACVLLLLGLRLQLSLGLVPVEEEDPAFWNRQAAQALDVAKKLQPIQTAAKNVILFLGDGMGVSTVTAARILKGQMAGKPGPETPLAMDQFPYLALSKTYNVDRDVPDSAGTTTAYLCGVKTNMRTIGVSAAARFDQCNTTRGNEVTSVINRAKKAGKSVGVVTTTRVQDASPAGAYAHTVNRDWFSDADLPPDAQTYGCLDIATQLVYNMDIDVILGGGRKYMFPAGTPDPEYPDDNGVRNDKRNLVQEWQAKHQGAQYVWNRTELLKAADNSSVTHLMGLFQPGEMAYEIFRDHTTDPSLEEMTEAALRVLSRNPRGFFLFVEGGRIDHGHHANTAYWALNETIMFDNAIAKASQLTSEADTLTLVTADHSHVFTFGGYPLRGTSIFGLADGKAKDGKSYTSLLYGNGPGYRLDVGPRPDVNEKESMDPNYKQQAAVPLDSETHAGEDVALFARGPWAHLVHGVQEQTFVAHVMAFAACVEPYTTDCHPQPHSGPSDTAHQAACPSSLALLAGALLLLLVPTLH